In a genomic window of Primulina huaijiensis isolate GDHJ02 chromosome 10, ASM1229523v2, whole genome shotgun sequence:
- the LOC140985741 gene encoding autophagy-related protein 3-like isoform X1: protein MVLSQKIHAAFKGTVERITSPRIVSAFKEKGVLTINEFILAGDNLVSKCPTWAWESGEPSKRKSYLPTDKQFLITRNVPCLRRASSIEEEYEAAGGEVLLENDGWLATHGRPKESIDDVDENLPSMETLEISKKNTIQSITSYFGGEEEEIPDMAEFGETDSLVENDPAMLQTPYLVAFEPDDDNILLTRTYDVSITYDKYYQTPRVWLTGYDELRMLLPPELILEDVSQDHARKTVTIEDHPHLPGKHASVHPCRHGAVMKKIIDVLTSRGVQPEVDKSVLASYHQETSSLSKLLTHPKICLCVLLQIAIPVYVFMSVKM from the exons ATGGTGCTGTCACAGAAAATCCACGCAGCGTTCAAGGGAACGGTGGAGCGAATTACGAGCCCCCGCATCGTCTCCGCTTTCAAAGAAAAAGGCGTTCTTACCATCAATGAGTTCATTCTCGCCGGGGATAACCTTGTTTCCAAGTGCCCCACATGGGCTTG GGAATCAGGTGAACCTAGCAAGAGGAAGTCGTATTTGCCGACAGACAAACAATTTTTGATAACTAGAAATG TCCCCTGTCTACGCAGAGCTTCCTCTATAGAAGAAGAGTATGAGGCTGCTGGAGGTGAAGTTTTACTTGAGAATGATGGTTGGTTGGCAACTCATGGCAGACCTAAAG AAAGCATAGACGATGTGGATGAAAACTTACCCTCCATGGAGACACTTGAAATCAGCAAAAAGAATACAATCCAGTCAATCACATCTTATTTTGGTGGCGAGGAAGAGGAGATTCCAGATATGGCAGAATTTGGTGAAACAGATAGCCTTGTCGAAAATGATCCG GCAATGCTTCAGACTCCATACCTTGTGGCCTTTGAACCTGATGATGACAACATTCTATTAACACGAACATATGATGTTAGCATAAC GTATGACAAATACTACCAAACTCCCCGTGTATGGCTCACTGGTTATGATGAG TTGAGGATGCTTTTACCACCAGAACTTATTCTTGAAGATGTTAGTCAAGACCATGCTCGCAAAACG GTCACCATTGAAGACCATCCGCACTTGCCTGGAAAACATGCTTCTGTACATCCATGTCGCCACGGGGCAGTGATGAAGAAAATCATCGATGTTCTAACGTCACGAGGAGTACAGCCTGAAGTTGACAA ATCGGTGCTAGCTAGCTATCATCAAGAAACCTCATCCTTGTCGAAGCTGTTAACCCACCCCAAGATATGTCTCTGCGTTCTGCTGCAAATTGCCATTCCTGTATATGTGTTTATGAGTGTCAAAATGTAG
- the LOC140985741 gene encoding autophagy-related protein 3-like isoform X5: MYFAFLSLPFVLHSYFVSFLLAVPCLRRASSIEEEYEAAGGEVLLENDGWLATHGRPKESIDDVDENLPSMETLEISKKNTIQSITSYFGGEEEEIPDMAEFGETDSLVENDPAMLQTPYLVAFEPDDDNILLTRTYDVSITYDKYYQTPRVWLTGYDELRMLLPPELILEDVSQDHARKTVTIEDHPHLPGKHASVHPCRHGAVMKKIIDVLTSRGVQPEVDKSVLASYHQETSSLSKLLTHPKICLCVLLQIAIPVYVFMSVKM; the protein is encoded by the exons ATGTACTTTGCATTTCTTTCTTTACCTTTTGTACTCCATTCTTACTTTGTGAGCTTTCTACTTGCAGTCCCCTGTCTACGCAGAGCTTCCTCTATAGAAGAAGAGTATGAGGCTGCTGGAGGTGAAGTTTTACTTGAGAATGATGGTTGGTTGGCAACTCATGGCAGACCTAAAG AAAGCATAGACGATGTGGATGAAAACTTACCCTCCATGGAGACACTTGAAATCAGCAAAAAGAATACAATCCAGTCAATCACATCTTATTTTGGTGGCGAGGAAGAGGAGATTCCAGATATGGCAGAATTTGGTGAAACAGATAGCCTTGTCGAAAATGATCCG GCAATGCTTCAGACTCCATACCTTGTGGCCTTTGAACCTGATGATGACAACATTCTATTAACACGAACATATGATGTTAGCATAAC GTATGACAAATACTACCAAACTCCCCGTGTATGGCTCACTGGTTATGATGAG TTGAGGATGCTTTTACCACCAGAACTTATTCTTGAAGATGTTAGTCAAGACCATGCTCGCAAAACG GTCACCATTGAAGACCATCCGCACTTGCCTGGAAAACATGCTTCTGTACATCCATGTCGCCACGGGGCAGTGATGAAGAAAATCATCGATGTTCTAACGTCACGAGGAGTACAGCCTGAAGTTGACAA ATCGGTGCTAGCTAGCTATCATCAAGAAACCTCATCCTTGTCGAAGCTGTTAACCCACCCCAAGATATGTCTCTGCGTTCTGCTGCAAATTGCCATTCCTGTATATGTGTTTATGAGTGTCAAAATGTAG
- the LOC140985741 gene encoding autophagy-related protein 3-like isoform X3 codes for MVLSQKIHAAFKGTVERITSPRIVSAFKEKGVLTINEFILAGDNLVSKCPTWAWESGEPSKRKSYLPTDKQFLITRNVPCLRRASSIEEEYEAAGGEVLLENDGWLATHGRPKESIDDVDENLPSMETLEISKKNTIQSITSYFGGEEEEIPDMAEFGETDSLVENDPAMLQTPYLVAFEPDDDNILLTRTYDVSITYDKYYQTPRVWLTGYDELRMLLPPELILEDVSQDHARKTVTIEDHPHLPGKHASVHPCRHGAVMKKIIDVLTSRGVQPEVDKYLFLFLKFMDSVIPTIEYDYTMDFDLGSFSS; via the exons ATGGTGCTGTCACAGAAAATCCACGCAGCGTTCAAGGGAACGGTGGAGCGAATTACGAGCCCCCGCATCGTCTCCGCTTTCAAAGAAAAAGGCGTTCTTACCATCAATGAGTTCATTCTCGCCGGGGATAACCTTGTTTCCAAGTGCCCCACATGGGCTTG GGAATCAGGTGAACCTAGCAAGAGGAAGTCGTATTTGCCGACAGACAAACAATTTTTGATAACTAGAAATG TCCCCTGTCTACGCAGAGCTTCCTCTATAGAAGAAGAGTATGAGGCTGCTGGAGGTGAAGTTTTACTTGAGAATGATGGTTGGTTGGCAACTCATGGCAGACCTAAAG AAAGCATAGACGATGTGGATGAAAACTTACCCTCCATGGAGACACTTGAAATCAGCAAAAAGAATACAATCCAGTCAATCACATCTTATTTTGGTGGCGAGGAAGAGGAGATTCCAGATATGGCAGAATTTGGTGAAACAGATAGCCTTGTCGAAAATGATCCG GCAATGCTTCAGACTCCATACCTTGTGGCCTTTGAACCTGATGATGACAACATTCTATTAACACGAACATATGATGTTAGCATAAC GTATGACAAATACTACCAAACTCCCCGTGTATGGCTCACTGGTTATGATGAG TTGAGGATGCTTTTACCACCAGAACTTATTCTTGAAGATGTTAGTCAAGACCATGCTCGCAAAACG GTCACCATTGAAGACCATCCGCACTTGCCTGGAAAACATGCTTCTGTACATCCATGTCGCCACGGGGCAGTGATGAAGAAAATCATCGATGTTCTAACGTCACGAGGAGTACAGCCTGAAGTTGACAA GTACCTATTCTTGTTTTTGAAATTCATGGATTCTGTGATTCCTACCATAGAATATGATTACACGATGGACTTTGATCTAGGGAGCTTCAGCTCCTGA
- the LOC140985741 gene encoding autophagy-related protein 3-like isoform X4 has product MVLSQKIHAAFKGTVERITSPRIVSAFKEKGVLTINEFILAGDNLVSKCPTWAWESGEPSKRKSYLPTDKQFLITRNVPCLRRASSIEEEYEAAGGEVLLENDGWLATHGRPKESIDDVDENLPSMETLEISKKNTIQSITSYFGGEEEEIPDMAEFGETDSLVENDPAMLQTPYLVAFEPDDDNILLTRTYDVSITYDKYYQTPRVWLTGYDELRMLLPPELILEDVSQDHARKTVTIEDHPHLPGKHASVHPCRHGAVMKKIIDVLTSRGVQPEVDNYS; this is encoded by the exons ATGGTGCTGTCACAGAAAATCCACGCAGCGTTCAAGGGAACGGTGGAGCGAATTACGAGCCCCCGCATCGTCTCCGCTTTCAAAGAAAAAGGCGTTCTTACCATCAATGAGTTCATTCTCGCCGGGGATAACCTTGTTTCCAAGTGCCCCACATGGGCTTG GGAATCAGGTGAACCTAGCAAGAGGAAGTCGTATTTGCCGACAGACAAACAATTTTTGATAACTAGAAATG TCCCCTGTCTACGCAGAGCTTCCTCTATAGAAGAAGAGTATGAGGCTGCTGGAGGTGAAGTTTTACTTGAGAATGATGGTTGGTTGGCAACTCATGGCAGACCTAAAG AAAGCATAGACGATGTGGATGAAAACTTACCCTCCATGGAGACACTTGAAATCAGCAAAAAGAATACAATCCAGTCAATCACATCTTATTTTGGTGGCGAGGAAGAGGAGATTCCAGATATGGCAGAATTTGGTGAAACAGATAGCCTTGTCGAAAATGATCCG GCAATGCTTCAGACTCCATACCTTGTGGCCTTTGAACCTGATGATGACAACATTCTATTAACACGAACATATGATGTTAGCATAAC GTATGACAAATACTACCAAACTCCCCGTGTATGGCTCACTGGTTATGATGAG TTGAGGATGCTTTTACCACCAGAACTTATTCTTGAAGATGTTAGTCAAGACCATGCTCGCAAAACG GTCACCATTGAAGACCATCCGCACTTGCCTGGAAAACATGCTTCTGTACATCCATGTCGCCACGGGGCAGTGATGAAGAAAATCATCGATGTTCTAACGTCACGAGGAGTACAGCCTGAAGTTGACAA CTATTCATAA
- the LOC140985741 gene encoding autophagy-related protein 3-like isoform X2, with product MVLSQKIHAAFKGTVERITSPRIVSAFKEKGVLTINEFILAGDNLVSKCPTWAWESGEPSKRKSYLPTDKQFLITRNVPCLRRASSIEEEYEAAGGEVLLENDGWLATHGRPKESIDDVDENLPSMETLEISKKNTIQSITSYFGGEEEEIPDMAEFGETDSLVENDPAMLQTPYLVAFEPDDDNILLTRTYDVSITYDKYYQTPRVWLTGYDELRMLLPPELILEDVSQDHARKTVTIEDHPHLPGKHASVHPCRHGAVMKKIIDVLTSRGVQPEVDKYFISPTFYLAAIVFLLLLPAVFHFCGNHCYFDSLGRLS from the exons ATGGTGCTGTCACAGAAAATCCACGCAGCGTTCAAGGGAACGGTGGAGCGAATTACGAGCCCCCGCATCGTCTCCGCTTTCAAAGAAAAAGGCGTTCTTACCATCAATGAGTTCATTCTCGCCGGGGATAACCTTGTTTCCAAGTGCCCCACATGGGCTTG GGAATCAGGTGAACCTAGCAAGAGGAAGTCGTATTTGCCGACAGACAAACAATTTTTGATAACTAGAAATG TCCCCTGTCTACGCAGAGCTTCCTCTATAGAAGAAGAGTATGAGGCTGCTGGAGGTGAAGTTTTACTTGAGAATGATGGTTGGTTGGCAACTCATGGCAGACCTAAAG AAAGCATAGACGATGTGGATGAAAACTTACCCTCCATGGAGACACTTGAAATCAGCAAAAAGAATACAATCCAGTCAATCACATCTTATTTTGGTGGCGAGGAAGAGGAGATTCCAGATATGGCAGAATTTGGTGAAACAGATAGCCTTGTCGAAAATGATCCG GCAATGCTTCAGACTCCATACCTTGTGGCCTTTGAACCTGATGATGACAACATTCTATTAACACGAACATATGATGTTAGCATAAC GTATGACAAATACTACCAAACTCCCCGTGTATGGCTCACTGGTTATGATGAG TTGAGGATGCTTTTACCACCAGAACTTATTCTTGAAGATGTTAGTCAAGACCATGCTCGCAAAACG GTCACCATTGAAGACCATCCGCACTTGCCTGGAAAACATGCTTCTGTACATCCATGTCGCCACGGGGCAGTGATGAAGAAAATCATCGATGTTCTAACGTCACGAGGAGTACAGCCTGAAGTTGACAAGTATTTCATTTCTCCTACCTTTTATTTGGCAGCTATTGTTTTCCTATTGCTTCTTCCCGCAGTTTTTCATTTTTGTGGCAATCACTGTTATTTTGACTCCTTGGGAAGACTGTCGTAG